A single region of the Pseudomonas solani genome encodes:
- a CDS encoding 2-hydroxy-3-oxopropionate reductase has protein sequence MAKIGFIGTGIMGKPMAQNLQKAGHTLFFSEHFDKAPADLVGDNGVALANPREVAQEAEFIIIMVPDTPQVDDVLFRKDGVVEGVGAGKVVIDMSSISPTATKVFAEKVKATGASYLDAPVSGGEVGAKAATLSIMVGGCPNAFERALPLFQAMGKNITRVGGNGDGQTAKVANQIIVALNIQAVAEALLFAAKNGADPAKVREALMGGFAGSKILEVHGERMIKGTFDPGFRISLHQKDLNLALAGARELGLNLPNTANAQQVFSTCAAIGGSNWDHSALVKGLEHMANFSIRKE, from the coding sequence ATGGCCAAGATCGGATTCATCGGCACCGGCATCATGGGCAAGCCCATGGCTCAGAACCTGCAGAAAGCCGGCCACACCCTGTTCTTCTCCGAGCACTTCGACAAGGCGCCCGCCGACCTGGTCGGTGACAACGGCGTTGCCCTGGCCAACCCGCGCGAAGTGGCCCAGGAAGCCGAATTCATCATCATCATGGTTCCGGACACCCCCCAGGTCGACGACGTGCTGTTCCGCAAGGACGGCGTGGTCGAAGGCGTTGGCGCCGGTAAAGTCGTGATCGATATGAGCTCCATCTCCCCGACCGCCACCAAGGTCTTCGCCGAGAAGGTCAAGGCCACCGGCGCTTCCTACCTGGACGCCCCGGTATCCGGCGGTGAAGTCGGCGCCAAGGCCGCGACCCTGAGCATCATGGTCGGTGGCTGCCCGAACGCCTTCGAACGCGCCCTGCCGCTGTTCCAGGCCATGGGCAAGAACATCACCCGCGTCGGTGGCAACGGTGATGGCCAGACCGCCAAGGTCGCCAACCAGATCATCGTCGCCCTGAACATCCAGGCCGTTGCCGAAGCCCTGCTGTTCGCCGCCAAGAACGGCGCCGACCCGGCCAAGGTCCGCGAAGCGCTGATGGGCGGCTTCGCCGGCTCGAAGATCCTCGAAGTGCACGGCGAGCGCATGATCAAGGGCACCTTCGACCCGGGCTTCCGCATCAGCCTGCACCAGAAGGACCTCAACCTGGCCCTGGCCGGCGCGCGCGAGCTGGGCCTGAACCTGCCCAACACCGCCAACGCCCAGCAGGTGTTCAGCACCTGCGCCGCCATCGGTGGCAGCAACTGGGACCACTCCGCGCTGGTGAAGGGCCTGGAGCACATGGCCAATTTCTCCATCCGCAAAGAGTAA
- a CDS encoding ion transporter, which yields MAEANSRRARLHSIIFQADTPAGRRFDTWLIWLILASLVIVLLDSVEHIHTRHAGLLSGLEWVITGLFAAEYLLRLYSSPKPLRYAFSFFGLVDLMAIIPGVVALFYADAQYLLIIRALRLVRVFRIFKLRHYLVQANFLVSALRSSRQKIVVFLLSVSTLVVVFGALMYVIEGPENGFTSIPTSIYWAVVTLTTVGFGDITPKTALGQAVASLVMITGYSIIAVPTGIFSAELANAMRQEGQLDQECPTCRKRSHESAASFCSRCGNPLFPRGGEHEAT from the coding sequence ATGGCCGAGGCAAACAGCAGGCGCGCGCGCCTGCACAGCATCATCTTCCAGGCCGATACCCCGGCCGGGCGGCGCTTCGACACCTGGCTCATCTGGCTGATCCTGGCCAGCCTGGTGATCGTGCTGCTGGACAGCGTCGAGCACATTCACACCCGTCATGCCGGATTGCTGTCCGGCCTCGAATGGGTCATCACCGGGCTGTTCGCGGCGGAGTACCTGCTGCGCCTGTACAGCTCGCCGAAGCCGCTGCGCTACGCCTTCAGCTTCTTCGGCCTGGTGGATCTAATGGCCATCATCCCCGGCGTGGTCGCGCTCTTCTACGCGGACGCCCAGTACCTGCTGATCATCCGCGCCCTGCGCCTGGTGCGGGTGTTCCGCATCTTCAAGCTGCGTCATTACCTGGTGCAGGCGAACTTCCTGGTCAGCGCGCTGCGCAGCAGCCGCCAGAAGATCGTGGTGTTCCTGCTCAGCGTCTCCACCCTGGTGGTGGTCTTCGGCGCGCTGATGTACGTGATCGAAGGGCCGGAGAACGGCTTCACCAGCATCCCCACCAGCATCTACTGGGCAGTGGTCACCCTGACCACCGTCGGCTTTGGCGACATCACCCCGAAAACGGCGCTGGGCCAGGCGGTGGCCAGCCTGGTGATGATCACCGGCTACTCGATCATCGCCGTGCCCACGGGTATCTTCAGCGCCGAACTGGCCAACGCCATGCGCCAGGAAGGGCAGCTGGACCAGGAATGCCCCACCTGCCGCAAACGCAGCCACGAATCCGCCGCGAGCTTCTGCAGCCGCTGCGGCAACCCGCTCTTCCCCCGAGGAGGCGAACATGAAGCAACTTGA
- a CDS encoding DsbE family thiol:disulfide interchange protein codes for MKRLILLLPLAIFLGVAVFLYRGLFLDPAELPSALIDKPFPAFSLQSVDGSRSLTEADLKGKPALVNVWGTWCISCRVEHPVLNKLSQMGVVIHGVNYKDDNAAALKWLKEFHNPYQLDIRDEKGSLGLDLGVYGAPETFLIDKNGIIRHKFVGVIDEVVWREQLAPLYQALVDEAGQ; via the coding sequence ATGAAGCGCCTGATCCTGTTGCTGCCCCTGGCGATCTTCCTGGGTGTGGCGGTGTTCCTCTACCGCGGGCTGTTCCTCGACCCCGCCGAGCTGCCCTCGGCGCTGATCGACAAGCCGTTCCCGGCGTTCTCCCTGCAGTCCGTGGACGGTTCGCGCAGCCTCACCGAGGCCGACCTCAAGGGCAAGCCGGCGCTGGTCAACGTCTGGGGCACCTGGTGCATCTCCTGCCGGGTCGAGCACCCGGTGCTGAACAAGCTGTCGCAGATGGGCGTGGTGATCCACGGCGTCAACTACAAGGACGACAACGCCGCTGCGCTGAAATGGCTGAAGGAGTTCCATAACCCCTACCAGCTGGACATCCGCGACGAGAAGGGCAGCCTCGGGCTGGACCTGGGCGTCTATGGCGCCCCCGAGACCTTCCTGATCGACAAGAACGGCATCATCCGCCACAAGTTCGTCGGCGTGATCGACGAGGTCGTCTGGCGCGAGCAACTGGCGCCGCTGTACCAGGCCCTGGTCGACGAGGCCGGTCAATGA
- a CDS encoding DUF4124 domain-containing protein: MFARLALVILTLLATSAAFAQVYQWRDEQGKVHFTDTPPPESRNVTEQKLQVNTIQGWTTLRSSAPRLARCSRTTRKS, translated from the coding sequence ATGTTCGCTCGTCTTGCCTTGGTCATCCTGACCCTTCTCGCCACCTCCGCTGCGTTCGCCCAGGTCTACCAGTGGCGCGACGAGCAGGGGAAGGTGCATTTCACCGACACCCCGCCCCCTGAAAGCCGCAATGTCACCGAGCAGAAGCTGCAGGTGAACACCATCCAGGGCTGGACGACTCTGAGGTCCAGCGCACCTCGTCTCGCAAGATGTTCGAGGACGACGAGGAAGAGCTGA
- a CDS encoding HD domain-containing protein, with the protein MKQLDQARWDALWLRLGAPAPEGSFEHLQAAYGTPQRQYHSTAHIAACLGHFDEWSHLADHPDRVELALWTHDLVYDPQRQDNEAASAEQTVIWLLEAGLGDHGEALRGLILATRHMEPPRAGDAELVVDLDLSILAAPPAQYDAYEKAVRAEYEWVPEPLFRAARSKLLKQLLDMPRLYHKRPLAQRWEQPARANLLGALQALA; encoded by the coding sequence ATGAAGCAACTTGATCAGGCACGTTGGGACGCCCTCTGGCTACGCCTGGGCGCCCCGGCTCCCGAAGGCAGCTTCGAGCACCTGCAGGCGGCCTATGGCACTCCCCAGCGCCAGTACCACAGCACCGCCCACATCGCCGCGTGCCTGGGCCACTTCGACGAGTGGAGCCACCTGGCCGACCACCCCGACCGGGTCGAGCTGGCGCTCTGGACCCACGACCTGGTGTACGACCCACAGCGCCAGGACAACGAAGCCGCCAGCGCCGAGCAGACGGTCATCTGGCTGCTGGAAGCCGGGCTCGGCGACCATGGCGAAGCGCTGCGGGGGCTGATCCTCGCCACCCGCCACATGGAGCCGCCGCGCGCCGGGGATGCCGAGCTGGTGGTGGACCTGGACCTGTCGATCCTCGCCGCACCGCCCGCCCAGTACGACGCCTATGAAAAGGCCGTGCGCGCCGAGTACGAATGGGTGCCCGAGCCACTGTTCCGCGCAGCCCGCAGCAAGTTGCTGAAGCAGTTGCTGGACATGCCCCGCCTCTACCACAAGAGACCGCTGGCGCAGCGCTGGGAGCAGCCGGCGCGCGCGAATCTGCTTGGCGCGCTGCAAGCATTGGCCTGA
- a CDS encoding urea transporter, with protein sequence MRHLSLPCDARSWASAQLNGFSQIFLQRHPGCGILLLCAIAIGAPDLLGGALLGGFASWLTALRRGYPRDDVEAGLYGYNGVLLGMLLCTRFAWTLHLPLLIICCAGLSTLLLHRLLRNAREREWLPAFTSPFVGFGWVLLWLAHGLQLTALPTPPATILDADAAGLALALLRGFGQVIFLADPLAGACVFLGLLLASWRVALWALFGSALSLALGLWLQLPTDALLAGLFSLNGVLIGITLGKRLASLPVVVIGVALGVLLQPGFAAFQLPAMTAPFILACWLVIAGGRLLRQNGTGPRPTRLRH encoded by the coding sequence ATGCGACACCTTTCTCTGCCTTGTGATGCCCGTTCCTGGGCCAGCGCCCAGCTCAACGGTTTCAGCCAGATCTTCCTGCAGCGCCACCCCGGCTGCGGCATCCTCCTGCTCTGCGCCATCGCCATTGGCGCGCCGGACCTGCTCGGTGGTGCACTGCTCGGCGGCTTCGCCAGCTGGCTCACCGCCCTGCGCCGAGGCTACCCGCGTGACGACGTGGAGGCCGGCCTTTATGGCTACAACGGCGTGCTGCTGGGCATGCTGCTGTGCACGCGCTTCGCCTGGACGCTGCACCTGCCGCTGCTGATCATCTGCTGCGCCGGCCTTTCCACCCTGCTGCTGCACCGCCTGTTGCGCAACGCCCGGGAACGCGAGTGGCTGCCCGCCTTCACCAGCCCCTTCGTCGGCTTCGGCTGGGTGCTGCTGTGGCTGGCCCATGGACTGCAGCTGACCGCCCTGCCAACCCCGCCGGCGACCATTCTCGACGCCGATGCCGCCGGCCTGGCCCTCGCCCTGCTGCGCGGCTTCGGCCAGGTGATCTTCCTCGCCGACCCGCTGGCCGGGGCTTGCGTGTTCCTCGGGTTGCTGCTGGCCTCCTGGCGGGTGGCGCTCTGGGCCCTGTTCGGCAGCGCGCTGTCGCTGGCCCTCGGCCTCTGGCTGCAGCTGCCAACCGACGCCCTGCTGGCCGGACTGTTCAGCCTCAACGGCGTGCTCATCGGCATCACCCTGGGCAAGCGCCTCGCCAGCCTGCCGGTGGTCGTCATCGGCGTCGCCCTCGGTGTACTGCTGCAGCCGGGCTTCGCCGCCTTCCAGCTGCCCGCCATGACGGCGCCCTTCATCCTCGCCTGCTGGCTGGTGATCGCCGGTGGTCGCCTGCTGCGCCAGAACGGCACCGGGCCGCGCCCTACCCGCCTGCGCCACTGA
- a CDS encoding glycerate kinase type-2 family protein has product MSFDPQSLLRDLFATAIDAAHPRQVLADHLPADRSGRVIVIGAGKAAAAMAEVIEQEWQGEISGLVVTRYGHGANCRRIEVVEAAHPVPDAAGLETAQRVLKLVSGLSESDRVIFLLSGGGSSLLALPAEGINLKDKQAINKALLKSGASISEMNCVRKHLSAIKGGRLAKACWPASVYTYAISDVPGDEATVIASGPTVADPTTSAEALAILARYQIEVPANVRAWLLDPRSETVKPGDPVLSRSHFQLIATPQQSLDAAAEKVRAAGLTPIILGDLEGESREVAKVHAGIARQIVLHGQPIKPPCVILSGGETTVTVRGNGRGGRNAEFLLSLTNTLKGLPGVYALAGDTDGIDGSEDNAGAIMTPASHARAAELGLSASDELDNNNGYGYFAALDSLIVTEPTRTNVNDFRAILILESPAQ; this is encoded by the coding sequence ATGTCCTTCGATCCGCAAAGCCTGCTGCGCGACCTCTTCGCCACCGCCATCGACGCCGCCCACCCCCGCCAGGTGCTGGCCGACCACCTGCCCGCCGACCGCAGCGGCCGCGTCATCGTCATCGGTGCCGGCAAGGCTGCGGCCGCCATGGCCGAAGTGATCGAACAGGAATGGCAGGGCGAGATCTCCGGCCTGGTGGTGACCCGCTACGGGCACGGCGCCAACTGCCGCCGCATCGAAGTGGTCGAAGCCGCACACCCGGTGCCGGATGCCGCCGGGCTGGAAACCGCACAGCGCGTGCTCAAGCTGGTCAGCGGGCTGTCCGAGAGCGACCGGGTGATCTTCCTCCTCTCCGGCGGCGGCTCCTCGCTGCTGGCGCTGCCCGCCGAAGGCATCAACCTCAAGGACAAGCAGGCGATCAACAAGGCCCTGCTGAAATCCGGCGCCTCCATCTCCGAGATGAACTGCGTGCGCAAGCACCTCTCGGCGATCAAGGGCGGCCGCCTGGCCAAGGCCTGCTGGCCGGCCAGCGTCTACACCTACGCCATCTCCGATGTGCCCGGCGACGAAGCCACGGTGATCGCCTCCGGCCCCACCGTCGCCGACCCGACCACCTCGGCCGAAGCCCTGGCGATTCTCGCCCGCTACCAGATCGAGGTGCCGGCCAACGTCCGCGCCTGGCTGCTGGACCCGCGCTCCGAGACCGTGAAACCCGGTGACCCGGTGCTCTCGCGCAGCCACTTCCAGCTGATCGCCACGCCCCAGCAGTCCCTCGATGCCGCCGCCGAGAAGGTCCGCGCCGCCGGCCTCACGCCGATCATCCTCGGCGACCTGGAGGGCGAATCCCGCGAGGTGGCCAAGGTCCATGCCGGCATCGCCCGGCAGATCGTCCTCCACGGCCAGCCGATCAAGCCGCCCTGCGTGATCCTCTCCGGCGGCGAGACCACCGTCACCGTACGCGGCAACGGCCGCGGCGGGCGCAACGCCGAATTCCTGCTGAGCCTGACCAACACCCTCAAGGGCCTGCCCGGCGTCTACGCCCTGGCCGGCGACACCGACGGCATCGACGGCTCGGAAGACAACGCCGGCGCCATCATGACCCCGGCCAGCCATGCCCGCGCCGCCGAACTCGGCCTGTCCGCCAGCGACGAGCTCGACAACAATAACGGCTACGGCTACTTCGCCGCCCTGGACAGCCTGATCGTCACCGAGCCGACCCGCACCAACGTCAACGACTTCCGCGCCATCCTGATTCTCGAGAGCCCCGCACAATGA
- the hyi gene encoding hydroxypyruvate isomerase, whose product MPRFAANLSMLFTEVDFLDRFAAAAEAGFTGVEYLFPYDFPAEEIKARLDANKLEQVLFNLPAGDWAKGERGIACHPDRVEEFRAGVDKAIAYAKVLGNQQVNCLAGIRPQGPDCATVEKTFVDNLKYAADTLEAAGLRLVMEMINTRDIPGFYLNTTQQALAIREKVGSANLFLQYDIYHMQIMEGDLARTVEGNLAVINHVQLADNPGRNEPGTGEINYRFLFEHLDRIGYQGWVGCEYKPATTTAAGLGWLKTHNAI is encoded by the coding sequence ATGCCCCGTTTTGCCGCCAACCTGTCGATGCTGTTCACCGAAGTCGACTTCCTGGACCGCTTCGCCGCCGCTGCCGAAGCCGGTTTCACCGGTGTCGAATACCTCTTCCCCTATGACTTCCCGGCCGAAGAGATCAAGGCCCGCCTGGACGCCAACAAGCTGGAACAGGTGCTGTTCAACCTGCCCGCTGGCGATTGGGCCAAGGGTGAGCGCGGCATCGCCTGCCACCCCGACCGCGTCGAGGAATTCCGCGCCGGCGTGGACAAGGCCATCGCCTACGCCAAGGTGCTTGGCAACCAGCAGGTCAACTGCCTGGCCGGTATCCGCCCCCAGGGCCCGGACTGCGCCACCGTCGAGAAGACCTTCGTCGACAACCTGAAGTACGCCGCCGACACGCTGGAAGCCGCCGGCCTGCGCCTGGTCATGGAAATGATCAACACCCGCGACATCCCGGGCTTCTACCTGAACACCACCCAACAAGCCCTGGCCATTCGCGAGAAGGTCGGCAGCGCCAACCTGTTCCTGCAGTACGACATCTACCACATGCAGATCATGGAAGGTGACCTGGCCCGCACCGTGGAAGGCAACCTCGCCGTGATCAACCACGTGCAGCTGGCCGACAACCCCGGCCGCAACGAGCCGGGTACCGGCGAGATCAACTACCGCTTCCTCTTCGAGCACCTGGACCGCATCGGCTACCAGGGCTGGGTCGGCTGTGAATACAAGCCCGCCACCACCACCGCCGCCGGCCTTGGCTGGCTGAAAACCCATAACGCCATCTAA
- the pyk gene encoding pyruvate kinase: MTADKKVKILATLGPAIKGVDDIRQLVEAGVNLFRLNFSHGEHADHAQRYQWVREVERQLSRPIGILMDLQGPKLRVGRFAEGKVHLERGQALRLDLDATPGDATRVNLPHPEIIEALQPGMNLLLDDGRLRLQVTAKHADAIDTQVIAGGELSDRKGVNVPEAVLQLSPLTPKDRRDLDFGLELGVDWVALSFVQRPEDIVEARGLIQGRAALMAKIEKPSAVQHLEEIARLCDAIMVARGDLGVEVPAENVPRIQKDIIRTCRQLGRPVVVATQMLESMRFSPAPTRAEVTDVANAVAEGTDAVMLSAETASGDYPLETVQMMSKIIRQVEQGPDFQSQLDVSRPQAEATASDAISCAIRRISSILPVAALVNYTESGSSSLRASRERPKAPILSLTPSLETARRLTVAWGIYSVVNQRLDKVEDVTGTALEIARAQGMARSGDTLVITAGVPLGQPGTTNMLRIEHLD; encoded by the coding sequence ATGACCGCCGACAAGAAAGTCAAAATCCTCGCCACCCTCGGCCCTGCCATCAAAGGCGTCGACGACATCCGCCAACTGGTGGAGGCCGGGGTCAACCTGTTCCGCCTCAACTTCAGCCACGGCGAGCACGCCGACCACGCCCAGCGCTACCAGTGGGTGCGCGAGGTCGAACGCCAGCTGTCCCGCCCCATCGGCATCCTCATGGACCTGCAAGGGCCCAAGCTGCGCGTCGGCCGTTTCGCCGAAGGCAAGGTCCACCTCGAGCGCGGCCAGGCCCTGCGCCTGGACCTGGACGCCACTCCGGGCGACGCCACCCGGGTCAACCTGCCCCACCCGGAAATCATCGAAGCCCTGCAGCCGGGCATGAACCTGCTGCTGGACGACGGCCGCCTGCGCCTGCAGGTGACCGCCAAGCACGCCGATGCCATCGACACCCAGGTGATCGCCGGTGGCGAGCTGTCCGACCGCAAGGGCGTCAACGTCCCCGAAGCGGTGCTGCAGCTTTCCCCGCTGACGCCCAAGGACCGCCGCGACCTCGACTTCGGCCTGGAACTGGGCGTCGACTGGGTCGCCCTCTCCTTCGTCCAGCGCCCTGAAGACATCGTCGAAGCCCGCGGCCTGATCCAGGGCCGTGCCGCGCTGATGGCCAAGATCGAGAAACCCTCGGCCGTGCAGCACCTGGAAGAAATCGCCCGCCTGTGCGATGCCATCATGGTTGCCCGTGGCGACCTGGGCGTCGAAGTGCCGGCCGAGAACGTGCCGCGCATCCAGAAGGACATCATCCGCACCTGCCGCCAGCTCGGCCGCCCGGTGGTGGTCGCTACCCAGATGCTGGAGTCCATGCGCTTCTCCCCGGCGCCGACCCGCGCCGAGGTGACGGACGTGGCCAACGCCGTGGCCGAAGGCACCGACGCGGTGATGCTCTCCGCCGAGACCGCCTCCGGTGACTACCCGCTGGAAACCGTGCAGATGATGAGCAAGATCATCCGCCAGGTGGAACAGGGCCCGGACTTCCAGTCCCAGCTCGATGTCAGCCGCCCGCAGGCCGAAGCCACCGCCTCGGATGCCATCAGCTGCGCCATCCGCCGCATCAGCAGCATCCTCCCGGTGGCGGCCCTGGTGAACTACACCGAGTCCGGCAGCTCCAGCCTGCGCGCCTCCCGCGAGCGGCCCAAGGCGCCGATCCTCAGCCTCACCCCGAGCCTGGAGACCGCACGCCGCCTGACCGTCGCCTGGGGCATCTACTCGGTGGTCAACCAGCGCCTGGACAAGGTCGAGGACGTCACCGGCACCGCCCTGGAGATCGCCCGCGCCCAGGGCATGGCCCGCAGTGGCGACACCCTGGTGATCACCGCCGGCGTGCCCCTGGGCCAGCCGGGCACCACCAACATGCTGCGCATCGAGCACCTGGACTGA
- a CDS encoding sulfate ABC transporter substrate-binding protein: MKRLFSASLLAAGLALASAAQAAPTLLNVSYDVMRDFYKDYNTAFQKHWQQEKGENITLQMSHGGSSKQARAVIDGLPADVITMNQATDINALADNGGLVPQNWAERLPNNSAPFTSATVFIVRKGNPKGLKDWPDLLKDGVQVVVPNPKTSGNGRYTYLSAWGYVLKNGGDENKAKEFVGKLFKQAPVLDTGGRAATTTFIQNQIGDVLVTFENEAEMIAREFGRGGFEVVYPSVSAEAEPPVAVVDKVVDKKGTREAAEAYLKYLWSDEGQTIAGNNYLRPRNPEILAKFADRFPKVEFLSVEKTFGNWRDVQKTHFNDGGVFDQVYTGQ, translated from the coding sequence GTGAAACGTCTGTTCTCCGCTTCGCTGCTGGCAGCGGGCCTGGCACTGGCCAGCGCGGCCCAGGCCGCCCCCACCCTGCTCAACGTCTCCTACGACGTGATGCGCGACTTCTACAAGGACTACAACACCGCCTTCCAGAAGCACTGGCAGCAGGAGAAAGGCGAGAACATCACCCTGCAGATGTCCCACGGCGGCTCCAGCAAGCAGGCCCGTGCGGTGATCGACGGGCTGCCCGCCGACGTCATCACCATGAACCAGGCCACCGACATCAACGCCCTGGCCGACAACGGCGGCCTGGTGCCGCAGAACTGGGCCGAGCGCCTGCCGAACAACAGTGCACCCTTCACCTCCGCCACCGTGTTCATCGTGCGCAAGGGCAACCCCAAGGGCCTGAAAGACTGGCCGGACCTGCTCAAGGACGGCGTGCAAGTCGTCGTGCCCAACCCCAAGACCTCGGGCAACGGCCGCTACACCTACCTCTCCGCCTGGGGCTACGTGCTGAAGAACGGCGGTGACGAGAACAAGGCCAAGGAATTCGTCGGCAAGTTGTTCAAGCAGGCTCCGGTCCTGGACACCGGTGGTCGCGCCGCCACCACCACCTTCATCCAGAACCAGATCGGCGACGTACTGGTGACCTTCGAGAACGAAGCCGAGATGATCGCCCGCGAGTTCGGCCGTGGCGGCTTCGAAGTGGTCTACCCGAGCGTCTCCGCCGAAGCCGAGCCGCCCGTGGCCGTGGTCGACAAGGTGGTGGACAAGAAAGGCACCCGCGAGGCCGCCGAGGCGTACCTCAAGTACCTGTGGAGCGACGAAGGCCAGACCATCGCCGGCAACAACTACCTGCGCCCGCGCAACCCGGAGATCCTCGCAAAGTTCGCTGATCGCTTCCCCAAGGTGGAGTTCCTCTCCGTGGAGAAGACCTTCGGCAACTGGCGTGACGTGCAGAAGACCCACTTCAACGACGGTGGCGTATTCGACCAGGTCTACACCGGCCAGTAA
- a CDS encoding cytochrome c-type biogenesis protein produces MKRLIAALALGLALTGVARAAIDTYEFKDEAERERFRVLTEELRCPKCQNQNIADSNAPIATDLRREIFRMLEEGKGDDEIVDFLVARYGDFVRYKPPVNGRTLLLWYGPAGLLVGGLLVLGVIVLRRRRVENAPGDALLTSDERARLDALLNQETQDKNH; encoded by the coding sequence ATGAAGCGCCTGATCGCCGCCCTGGCCCTCGGCCTCGCCCTCACCGGCGTGGCCCGCGCGGCCATCGACACCTACGAGTTCAAGGACGAGGCCGAGCGCGAGCGCTTCCGTGTGCTCACCGAAGAACTGCGTTGCCCCAAGTGCCAGAACCAGAACATCGCTGACTCCAACGCCCCCATTGCCACCGACCTGCGTCGCGAGATCTTCCGCATGCTGGAAGAGGGCAAGGGCGACGACGAGATCGTCGACTTCCTGGTGGCCCGCTATGGCGACTTCGTGCGCTACAAGCCGCCGGTCAACGGCCGCACCCTGCTGCTCTGGTATGGCCCGGCGGGCCTGCTGGTGGGTGGCCTGCTGGTGCTCGGGGTGATCGTGCTGCGTCGCCGTCGCGTGGAGAACGCGCCGGGTGATGCACTGCTTACCAGCGATGAGCGCGCCCGTCTGGATGCGCTGCTCAATCAAGAGACTCAGGACAAGAACCACTGA